In Stigmatella erecta, a genomic segment contains:
- the lspA gene encoding signal peptidase II → MKNSLRLLILVAFAVLAADQVTKYLAVARLTDALDGRTGVSRVQGFLSEQNLDNQPPTEGGRYRATRPYRFIEDYWHFRYVENPGAAWGMFGDLPEPVRRVFFHVVSLVALTFILVMYARSEPSQRLVRLALALVAGGALGNFLDRLVRGYVIDFIDWHWRNQPGMRWPTFNVADAAICVGVALMLLDSLRLRRPAEVPSRPLAQSPNP, encoded by the coding sequence ATGAAGAACTCCCTGCGCTTGCTGATCCTCGTGGCCTTCGCGGTGCTCGCCGCCGATCAGGTCACCAAGTACCTCGCCGTCGCCCGGTTGACGGACGCCCTGGATGGCCGCACAGGGGTGTCCCGGGTGCAGGGGTTCCTCTCGGAGCAGAACCTGGACAACCAGCCGCCCACCGAGGGGGGCCGCTACCGGGCCACCCGGCCCTACCGCTTCATCGAGGACTACTGGCACTTCCGCTACGTGGAGAACCCCGGCGCCGCCTGGGGCATGTTCGGAGACCTGCCGGAGCCGGTGCGCCGCGTCTTCTTCCACGTGGTGAGCCTGGTGGCGCTCACCTTCATCCTCGTCATGTACGCGCGCTCGGAGCCCTCGCAGCGCCTGGTGCGCCTGGCGCTGGCGCTGGTGGCCGGCGGCGCCCTGGGCAACTTCCTGGACCGGCTGGTGCGCGGCTACGTCATCGACTTCATCGACTGGCACTGGCGCAACCAGCCGGGCATGCGCTGGCCGACCTTCAACGTGGCGGATGCCGCCATCTGTGTGGGCGTGGCGCTCATGTTGCTGGACTCGCTGCGCCTGCGCCGCCCGGCCGAAGTGCCCTCCCGGCCGCTCGCCCAGAGCCCCAATCCGTGA
- a CDS encoding endonuclease/exonuclease/phosphatase family protein, with amino-acid sequence MKKTLLGMLGAGLALLLVAQGCGGSDPLPPPPLPDGGAWVECDEQDAGACAEGQSCRFVEAYERSLCVDPCEPATGCADPSLACCPHGEDGGTGGFCLPQDACTPPDAGPSDGGNSDGGTSDGGPGTNPDGGLGPVEEPDAGPGTDGGKPDAGLPDSGTDGGSAPDAGLPDSGTDGGSAPDAGPPDSGIDAGTPDAGPPDSGIDAGTPDSGTDAGTPDAGTTRIRLMAANISSGNYQAYEAPGIRLMQGANPDIVMIQEFNYKSGSISDLVNTTFGPGFYYYQEAGAQIPNGIISRYPIIASGEWKDPEVDNRDFAWARIDIPGPKDLWVVSVHLLTRNATTRNTEAVSLVEKIKANIPAGDYLAVGGDFNTDSRSESCFTTFKQVVDIDGPYPADKNGNSNTNAGRSKPYDHVLVDADLRAYQTATVIGTSSFASGLVLDSRVYTPLSEISPVQAGDSAASNMQHMGVIKDFLVPLGGDTGTPDAGTDAGTPDSGIDAGPAPDAGVDAGPAPDSGIDAGPAPDAGVDAGPAPDAGAPDAGMDAGTPDAGTTRIRLMAANISSGNYQAYEAPGIRLMQGANPDIVMIQEFNYKSGSISDLVNTTFGPGFYYYQEAGAQIPNGIISRYPIIASGEWKDPEVDNRDFAWARIDIPGPKDLWVVSVHLLTRSATTRNTEAVSLVEKIKANIPAGDYLAVGGDFNTDSRSESCFTTFKQVVVTDGPHPVDKSGKDGTNAGRSKPYDHVLVDADLRAHQTATVIGTSSFASGLVLDSRVYTPLSEISPVQAGDSAASNMQHMGVIKDFLVPLN; translated from the coding sequence ATGAAGAAGACGTTGCTGGGGATGCTGGGGGCGGGGCTGGCGCTCCTGCTGGTGGCGCAAGGGTGTGGCGGCTCGGATCCCCTGCCCCCGCCGCCGCTGCCGGATGGCGGCGCGTGGGTCGAGTGCGACGAGCAGGACGCGGGCGCTTGCGCCGAGGGCCAGAGCTGCCGGTTCGTCGAGGCCTATGAGCGCTCGTTGTGCGTGGACCCCTGCGAGCCGGCCACCGGCTGCGCGGATCCTTCCCTCGCGTGCTGCCCGCACGGCGAGGACGGCGGCACCGGTGGCTTCTGCCTGCCCCAGGATGCGTGCACCCCGCCGGATGCGGGCCCCTCGGATGGTGGGAACTCCGATGGAGGGACGTCCGATGGCGGTCCGGGGACGAATCCGGACGGTGGCCTGGGCCCCGTGGAAGAGCCGGATGCGGGCCCTGGCACGGACGGTGGCAAGCCGGACGCGGGCCTGCCGGATTCGGGCACGGACGGAGGCTCTGCTCCGGACGCGGGCCTGCCGGACTCGGGCACGGACGGGGGCTCTGCTCCGGACGCGGGCCCGCCGGATTCGGGCATCGACGCGGGCACTCCCGACGCGGGCCCGCCGGACTCGGGCATCGACGCGGGCACTCCGGACTCGGGCACGGACGCGGGGACGCCGGACGCGGGCACCACGCGCATCCGGCTCATGGCGGCCAACATCAGCAGCGGCAACTACCAGGCCTATGAAGCTCCTGGCATCCGGCTGATGCAGGGTGCGAACCCGGACATCGTGATGATCCAGGAGTTCAACTACAAGTCGGGCTCCATCAGCGACCTGGTGAACACCACCTTCGGCCCTGGCTTCTATTACTACCAGGAGGCCGGCGCGCAGATCCCCAACGGCATCATCAGCCGCTACCCCATCATCGCCTCGGGCGAGTGGAAGGATCCGGAGGTCGACAACCGGGACTTCGCCTGGGCGCGCATCGACATCCCCGGGCCGAAGGATCTCTGGGTGGTGAGCGTGCACCTGCTCACCCGCAACGCGACGACCCGCAACACGGAGGCGGTCTCGCTGGTGGAGAAGATCAAGGCGAACATCCCCGCGGGGGACTATCTGGCCGTTGGCGGAGACTTCAACACCGATAGCCGCTCTGAGTCCTGCTTCACCACCTTCAAGCAGGTGGTGGACATCGATGGCCCTTACCCGGCGGACAAGAACGGCAACTCCAATACGAACGCGGGCCGCAGCAAGCCGTACGACCACGTGCTGGTGGACGCGGACCTGCGCGCCTACCAGACGGCGACCGTCATCGGCACCAGCAGCTTCGCCAGCGGGTTGGTGCTCGACAGCCGCGTCTACACGCCGCTCTCGGAGATCTCCCCGGTGCAGGCCGGTGACAGCGCCGCCTCCAACATGCAGCACATGGGCGTCATCAAGGACTTCCTGGTGCCGCTGGGCGGGGACACGGGCACGCCGGACGCGGGCACGGACGCGGGGACCCCGGACTCGGGCATCGACGCGGGCCCTGCCCCGGATGCGGGCGTGGACGCGGGCCCTGCCCCGGACTCGGGCATCGACGCGGGCCCTGCCCCGGATGCGGGCGTGGACGCAGGCCCTGCTCCGGATGCAGGCGCCCCGGACGCGGGCATGGACGCGGGGACGCCGGACGCGGGCACCACGCGCATCCGGCTCATGGCGGCCAACATCAGCAGCGGCAACTACCAGGCCTATGAGGCTCCTGGCATCCGGCTGATGCAGGGTGCGAACCCGGACATCGTGATGATCCAGGAGTTCAACTACAAGTCGGGCTCCATCAGCGACCTGGTGAACACCACCTTCGGCCCCGGCTTCTATTACTACCAGGAGGCCGGCGCGCAGATCCCCAACGGCATCATCAGCCGCTACCCCATCATCGCCTCGGGTGAGTGGAAGGATCCGGAGGTCGACAACCGGGACTTCGCCTGGGCGCGCATCGACATCCCGGGGCCGAAGGATCTCTGGGTGGTGAGCGTGCACCTGCTCACCCGCAGCGCGACGACCCGCAACACGGAGGCGGTCTCGCTGGTGGAGAAGATCAAGGCGAACATCCCCGCGGGGGACTACCTGGCCGTTGGCGGAGACTTCAACACCGACAGCCGCTCGGAGTCCTGCTTCACCACCTTCAAGCAGGTGGTGGTGACCGACGGTCCTCATCCGGTGGACAAGAGCGGCAAGGATGGCACCAACGCGGGCCGCAGCAAGCCGTATGACCACGTGCTGGTGGACGCGGACCTGCGCGCCCACCAGACGGCGACCGTCATCGGCACCAGCAGCTTCGCCAGCGGGCTGGTGCTCGACAGCCGCGTCTACACGCCGCTCTCGGAGATCTCCCCGGTGCAGGCCGGTGACAGCGCCGCCTCCAACATGCAGCACATGGGCGTCATCAAGGACTTCCTGGTGCCGCTGAACTAG
- a CDS encoding Mut7-C RNAse domain-containing protein produces the protein MMPKQVTVRLYGALNDFLPPERRGAEFTHAFTGSPSVKDLLESLGPPHPEVDLILVDGQAVDFAHRVEPGTRVVAYPAFHALDVTAMERVGVPLPSEWRFVLDVGLGRLAGFLRMLGFDTLWSNGAGDPELARVSQAEERILLTRDLGLLKRTEVRHGYFPRHADPGHQLVEVVRRFQLAPRMQPFTRCMACNGLLTAARRDEVLERIPPGVAARHTDFQQCPSCQRVYWAGTHHQRMQALVEKLRGLNPDMP, from the coding sequence ATGATGCCAAAGCAGGTGACGGTGCGCCTCTACGGGGCGTTGAACGACTTCCTCCCGCCCGAGCGGCGAGGAGCCGAGTTCACGCACGCGTTCACGGGGAGCCCGTCGGTCAAAGACCTGCTCGAGTCGCTGGGGCCACCGCACCCGGAGGTGGACCTCATTCTGGTGGACGGCCAGGCGGTGGACTTCGCGCACCGCGTCGAGCCGGGCACGCGGGTGGTGGCTTATCCCGCCTTTCATGCCCTGGACGTGACGGCGATGGAACGGGTGGGGGTGCCCCTGCCCTCCGAATGGCGCTTCGTGCTCGACGTGGGGCTGGGGCGGCTCGCGGGCTTCCTGCGGATGCTCGGCTTCGACACGCTCTGGAGCAACGGCGCCGGGGACCCGGAACTCGCCCGGGTGTCTCAGGCGGAGGAGCGCATCTTGCTCACCCGGGACCTGGGACTGCTCAAGCGCACCGAGGTCCGGCACGGCTACTTCCCCCGCCACGCGGACCCGGGGCACCAGTTGGTGGAGGTGGTGCGCCGGTTTCAGCTCGCCCCCCGGATGCAGCCGTTCACCCGCTGCATGGCGTGCAATGGCTTGCTCACGGCGGCCCGCCGGGACGAGGTGCTGGAACGCATTCCGCCCGGCGTGGCCGCAAGGCACACGGACTTCCAGCAGTGCCCTTCGTGTCAGCGTGTCTACTGGGCTGGGACCCACCACCAGCGAATGCAGGCCTTGGTCGAGAAGCTCCGTGGCCTGAATCCAGACATGCCCTGA